DNA sequence from the Bradyrhizobium sp. CIAT3101 genome:
GGAAGGTCAGCATCCAGATCGGGTGATGGATGTGCAGCGGCACGAACAGCCCGGCGGTGGCGAGAATGATCAGGCCGAGGATGATCGACTTGGTCGCGGCGGCGCCGACATAGCCGAGCACGATCTCGAAATAGGAGATCGGCGCCGACAGGATCTCGTAGATCGTGCCGACGAATTTCGGGAAGTAGATGCCGAACGAAGCGTTGCTGATACTCTGGGTCAGCACCGAGAGCATGATCAGGCCCGGCACGATGAAGGTGCCGTAGCTGACGCCCTCGACATCGCTGATGCGCGAGCCGATCGCAGCGCCAAACACCACGAAATAGAGCGAGGTCGAAACGACGGGCGAGACGATGCTTTGAAACAGCGTTCGCCAGGTGCGCGCCATTTCGAACAGATAGATGGCGCGAACGGCGCGGTAATTCATGACGCCCTCACGAGGTCGACGAAGATGTCCTCGAGCGACGATTGGGTCGTGTCGAGATCGTTGAAACGGATGCCGGCGGTACGAAGGTCGCTGAGCAGGCTGGTGATGCCGGTGCGCTCGCCCTTGGTGTCGTAATCGTAGACCAGCGTCGCGCCGCTGTCGCAGAGGTCGAGCTCGTAATGGGCGAGGCTCTCCGGCAGCGCGGCGATCTTGTTCTGCAGATGCAGCGTCAGCCGTTTCTTGCCGAGCTTCTGCATCAAGGTGGCCTTGTCCTCGACCAGCACGATCTCGCCCTTGTTGATGACGCCGATGCGGTCGGCCATCTCCTCGGCTTCCTCGATGTAATGCGTGGTGAGGATGATGGTGACGCCGGACTGCTGCAGCGTGCGGACCACCTCC
Encoded proteins:
- a CDS encoding ABC transporter permease, with product MNYRAVRAIYLFEMARTWRTLFQSIVSPVVSTSLYFVVFGAAIGSRISDVEGVSYGTFIVPGLIMLSVLTQSISNASFGIYFPKFVGTIYEILSAPISYFEIVLGYVGAAATKSIILGLIILATAGLFVPLHIHHPIWMLTFLVLTAVAFSLFGFIIGIWADGFEKLQMIPMLVVTPLTFLGGSFYSVNMLPPTWHTVALLNPVVYLISGFRWSFYEIADVSVAVSFSMTLAFLAICLAVIWWIFRTGYRLKN